A single genomic interval of Zobellia nedashkovskayae harbors:
- a CDS encoding O-antigen ligase family protein, translating into MKIPNYILFFGIFTLYALLCNMFVSEELKEGGIVKFIYSDPLIQTFVAFLIVENISFPSKWMDWALKVFGFTLIIAAIASVVQTFKPFFLLKTDGLIQGLSYARMQEYYINNPQEVTGDVNRFMDGYRHSIFSYISEVSVGVDTMAIFSILIAINSKKWIRTVLIFVSAATVGFLSSARWIMLNFLVVSSQKVWVGKNKLVKALQYGLYGLVLLTLIVVALSFSGINLEKFVEERLLSDSAGTRLLAFEVFFKVFPHNPILGTMGVDTEEVTRLLGGRSSQIHVGYLKLFYYYGLVGGLIYLTFLGLLLKRMWRIGLKSGYWGGFFAFFAFAVANLTLVIFDLFHYGLMFAIVFTNYYSTHKDQALSFSTESNLAGSKINYE; encoded by the coding sequence TTGAAGATCCCAAACTATATACTGTTTTTTGGTATTTTCACCCTGTACGCGTTGCTTTGTAATATGTTCGTTTCAGAGGAACTTAAGGAAGGTGGAATTGTAAAATTCATCTATTCAGACCCTCTTATCCAGACCTTTGTAGCCTTTTTAATAGTAGAAAATATTTCTTTTCCTTCTAAGTGGATGGACTGGGCTTTAAAAGTTTTTGGTTTTACTCTTATTATAGCTGCCATAGCTTCTGTCGTTCAAACTTTCAAACCTTTCTTTTTGCTAAAAACAGATGGCCTAATTCAGGGCTTGTCTTATGCAAGAATGCAAGAATACTATATTAACAATCCACAAGAAGTTACGGGTGATGTTAATAGGTTTATGGATGGCTATAGGCATTCTATTTTCTCATACATTAGCGAGGTTTCTGTTGGAGTTGATACTATGGCGATATTTAGCATATTGATTGCAATTAACTCTAAAAAATGGATAAGAACAGTTTTGATTTTTGTTTCGGCGGCAACGGTTGGGTTTTTGTCTAGCGCACGTTGGATAATGTTAAATTTTCTAGTGGTCTCCAGTCAGAAAGTATGGGTAGGTAAGAATAAATTGGTAAAAGCTCTTCAATATGGATTGTATGGACTTGTTCTTCTTACTCTAATAGTAGTGGCCCTAAGTTTTTCTGGAATAAATTTAGAGAAATTTGTTGAAGAAAGACTTTTGTCAGATAGTGCGGGTACCCGTTTGTTGGCCTTTGAAGTATTTTTTAAAGTATTCCCTCATAATCCTATTTTAGGGACGATGGGTGTTGATACAGAGGAGGTTACTAGATTATTAGGAGGACGTAGCTCTCAGATTCATGTGGGTTATTTAAAGTTGTTCTATTACTATGGTTTAGTGGGCGGACTCATTTATTTGACTTTTTTAGGTCTGCTTTTGAAACGTATGTGGAGAATAGGATTGAAATCAGGGTATTGGGGCGGTTTTTTCGCTTTTTTCGCTTTTGCTGTAGCTAATCTTACTTTAGTAATATTTGATTTATTTCATTACGGGTTAATGTTCGCTATTGTTTTTACAAATTATTACAGTACTCATAAAGACCAAGCACTTTCTTTTTCTACGGAAAGTAATTTAGCAGGTTCAAAGATAAATTATGAATAG
- a CDS encoding polysaccharide biosynthesis tyrosine autokinase: protein MKENKNNQVNPQEEINLKLFFRKIYKNKMFFIASIGLFILLALIYIATATRIYEVSTSVLIDTKGTNRVLGESKYVDGGVSLIEMEKNLYNEIGILKSFSLIRQTIEDLNFDVSYHTSTLFSSNESYGYFPFEVALDRAKPQLYGVPFEVKLLQGDSYKLTINGDEFGVSNPLNGSVRDVERSFNFSQEFKLGDKVEHEYFTFTLNKPQYNVSREDFDGKNLSFEVSNVESVAKGYMGKLEANNIDIQASIFKIVSSGPIVAKEVDFLKKLTQNYVQNELSSRNEIAAGKEAFIRNQLNVISDSLTRFEVELEAFKIDKKAMNLGATASNALDQTNNLQVEAAKIKMSINYYNSIIRSVRNNRNSDDFIMPSGIGVEDASINQNIQELKNLYAERSKKKFFVTSNNQEMTILNGQIKESTEILLSNLKSAVRSSQAALGGITSQLEGIDEEISSLPTREIQLLNIQRQNTLYENLYKYLSQELAKTGIARAESTSDTRILDEARMDGSGPVSPQKSLLLGLAVVLGTLIPLGWLIFFSPDDTIENVHQVMANSDMPIIASIIHYDGDDDAKERASSIPFVGEKLGKIIKKIKGSGKLFDIGDEKFKTSDTDAEVSLWKLKESFRDLSTNLKLVNSTGTGVIGITSILPEEGKTYNAINLGITLAEAGKKTIIVDADLRNPSLVKGIRKIKGKGLSNYLKGEINSLNEVVHSHEKVKNLKFIPTEIVDGNVQELLSGNKMNTLIEKLKEEYDYVILDTPAVGLVSDFLLLLDVMDINLFVVRRNVSKIEFLEDLDNLIPRDKKKKSYIIFNDALKEDHKYGYEAKYGLNKEKQLVDKSFSV, encoded by the coding sequence ATGAAAGAGAATAAGAATAATCAAGTTAACCCTCAGGAGGAGATTAACTTAAAATTATTTTTTCGGAAGATATATAAGAATAAAATGTTCTTTATAGCAAGTATTGGTCTCTTCATACTTTTAGCTTTAATCTATATAGCCACCGCTACCCGGATATACGAAGTGTCAACCTCGGTACTTATTGATACTAAAGGAACAAACCGTGTCTTGGGAGAGAGTAAATACGTAGACGGAGGAGTGAGCTTAATAGAGATGGAAAAAAACCTTTACAACGAAATAGGTATTTTAAAGTCGTTCAGTCTAATAAGACAGACTATAGAAGATTTGAATTTTGATGTATCCTACCATACTTCTACTTTGTTTTCATCAAATGAAAGTTACGGTTATTTTCCTTTTGAAGTAGCTTTAGATCGTGCTAAACCTCAGTTGTATGGAGTACCTTTTGAGGTTAAATTACTACAGGGAGATAGTTATAAATTAACGATTAACGGTGATGAATTTGGTGTTTCCAACCCATTAAATGGCTCAGTTAGAGATGTAGAAAGAAGCTTTAACTTTTCTCAGGAGTTTAAGCTCGGAGATAAGGTTGAACATGAGTATTTTACATTTACGCTAAATAAACCACAGTATAATGTAAGCAGAGAAGATTTTGACGGAAAAAACCTAAGCTTTGAGGTTAGTAACGTAGAGAGTGTAGCTAAAGGTTATATGGGCAAGCTTGAAGCTAATAATATAGACATTCAAGCTAGTATTTTTAAAATAGTATCCTCCGGGCCTATCGTGGCCAAGGAAGTTGATTTTCTTAAAAAGTTAACTCAAAACTATGTGCAAAACGAACTTTCTTCTAGAAATGAGATAGCGGCAGGTAAAGAAGCGTTTATTAGAAATCAATTAAATGTAATATCTGATTCTTTAACAAGGTTTGAAGTAGAGTTAGAAGCCTTTAAAATTGATAAAAAAGCAATGAATTTAGGTGCTACAGCTTCAAATGCGCTCGATCAGACTAACAATTTACAGGTGGAGGCGGCTAAGATTAAGATGAGCATCAACTATTATAATTCTATCATACGAAGCGTAAGGAATAACAGAAATAGTGATGATTTTATAATGCCCTCAGGCATTGGTGTTGAAGATGCTTCTATCAATCAGAATATTCAGGAGCTGAAAAATCTCTATGCAGAACGTTCTAAAAAGAAGTTTTTCGTAACAAGTAATAATCAAGAAATGACCATTTTAAATGGTCAGATTAAAGAGTCTACTGAGATATTGTTAAGCAACCTAAAAAGTGCTGTGAGGTCATCACAAGCAGCTTTGGGCGGTATTACTTCACAATTAGAAGGTATAGATGAAGAAATTAGTTCCTTGCCAACTAGGGAAATACAATTACTGAATATACAACGCCAAAATACGCTCTATGAAAACCTCTATAAATACTTAAGCCAAGAGTTGGCAAAAACAGGTATAGCCAGGGCTGAAAGCACTTCTGATACTCGAATTTTAGATGAAGCAAGAATGGATGGTAGTGGTCCAGTCTCTCCTCAAAAATCTTTATTGTTAGGACTTGCCGTAGTGTTAGGAACATTAATACCACTTGGGTGGTTGATTTTCTTCTCACCAGATGATACCATAGAGAATGTACACCAAGTTATGGCGAATAGTGATATGCCAATTATTGCTAGCATAATACACTATGATGGTGACGATGATGCGAAAGAAAGGGCATCTAGTATACCTTTTGTGGGTGAAAAACTTGGGAAAATAATTAAGAAGATAAAAGGTAGTGGCAAATTATTTGATATTGGAGATGAAAAATTTAAGACCTCTGATACTGATGCTGAGGTTTCACTTTGGAAGCTTAAAGAATCTTTTCGAGACCTTTCTACAAACTTAAAACTTGTGAACTCTACAGGTACGGGAGTTATTGGTATAACCTCTATTCTGCCGGAAGAAGGTAAAACGTATAACGCCATTAACTTGGGTATAACACTAGCTGAGGCTGGTAAAAAGACTATTATCGTAGATGCGGATTTAAGAAACCCTAGTCTGGTTAAAGGTATCCGTAAAATAAAGGGGAAAGGCTTGTCTAATTATTTGAAAGGCGAAATCAACTCTTTGAACGAGGTTGTTCATTCACACGAAAAAGTAAAAAATTTAAAATTTATTCCGACAGAGATAGTAGATGGAAATGTGCAAGAATTGCTGTCAGGCAATAAAATGAATACTCTAATTGAAAAGCTTAAAGAAGAGTATGATTATGTTATACTAGACACCCCGGCGGTTGGCTTAGTTTCAGATTTTTTACTGCTTTTAGATGTTATGGATATTAATTTGTTCGTGGTTAGAAGAAATGTTTCTAAAATTGAATTTCTTGAAGATTTGGATAATTTAATTCCAAGAGATAAAAAGAAGAAAAGCTATATCATTTTTAACGATGCCCTTAAGGAAGACCATAAGTATGGTTATGAGGCAAAGTACGGTTTGAACAAAGAAAAGCAATTGGTTGATAAGTCCTTTTCGGTATAA
- a CDS encoding polysaccharide biosynthesis/export family protein, whose amino-acid sequence MTIKPGMKKRAINFFKSIYGVLSIQRIIIVLVTLTLTSCYTSKGVNYLQSESHEMTLRLRPTEYGVQPNDVLSIKVQSRDPDQVAYFNNSTAADINLQANPASLFLTGYTVDKEGSINLAIVGAVKVQDKTVEEIRDLVQAEIDKYLLNAVVSVKITSFKVSVLGDVSNPGTNYIYNTQATIFEALSAAGDLNISGKRKNVKLIRQHGDKSIVVDLDLTSPDIISSPYYFLHPNDVLYVETSKENLFQKNLGVFSLVLSAISTTILVLSFNSN is encoded by the coding sequence ATGACAATTAAACCAGGCATGAAAAAACGGGCAATCAATTTTTTTAAAAGTATATATGGGGTGTTATCTATACAACGCATCATTATAGTATTGGTTACTCTAACGTTGACATCTTGTTATACTTCCAAAGGGGTTAATTACCTTCAAAGTGAAAGTCATGAAATGACTTTACGTTTGCGACCTACTGAATACGGTGTGCAACCAAATGATGTATTAAGTATTAAAGTTCAGAGTAGAGATCCTGATCAAGTAGCATATTTTAACAACTCAACAGCTGCGGACATAAATTTGCAAGCTAATCCTGCTTCTTTATTTTTGACCGGTTATACTGTTGATAAAGAAGGTTCTATAAATTTAGCAATTGTAGGTGCGGTTAAAGTGCAGGACAAGACTGTAGAGGAGATTAGAGATTTGGTGCAAGCCGAAATAGATAAATATTTATTGAATGCGGTTGTCTCTGTGAAAATAACCAGCTTTAAGGTCTCTGTTTTGGGCGATGTAAGCAACCCAGGAACTAACTATATCTATAATACACAAGCCACTATTTTTGAGGCGTTAAGTGCAGCAGGAGACCTAAATATATCAGGTAAACGGAAAAATGTAAAATTGATTCGTCAACATGGTGATAAATCTATTGTAGTCGATTTAGATCTTACTAGCCCTGACATTATAAGCTCACCATATTATTTTTTACACCCGAATGACGTATTGTATGTTGAAACATCTAAAGAAAATCTTTTTCAAAAGAATTTGGGTGTTTTCAGTCTAGTTTTATCGGCAATATCTACGACTATATTGGTGTTGAGTTTCAATTCCAACTAA
- a CDS encoding exopolysaccharide biosynthesis polyprenyl glycosylphosphotransferase — protein MNSKNRFILINLLAFEFVLLNVVLTICFMFNLPDFTFSDTAILFNMVRLMIIYNITWLVIIMYIRNSEFYFDPNFGYFKSIVTSLFFFVGFVISVVILLKIRYFSRSTFIIPIFIFSYLNLVSHKYLLRYLKKRASHLFSDTLLIGSGYDDSNIKSFTNAMTQYGYNIMGYLENKEEKPKNVMNFNIFGGIDDLSEALGNNRIDDIFIAMAGMKHAKIMETIKIADSFGVRVKLIPKNPLLKSKNYKAVTMGDLAVFKLRESPLDHFRSTILKRLFDFCFAFFVLLLLSPLFLIIAILIKIDSKGPIFYTPSRKGEASKTFKCFKFRTMSVSQDPKSGMQSTIVNDPRITRVGKFLRKGDLDELPQFYNVLRGEMSVIGPRPHRINLQNDFRKSVNHYMVRSYIKPGITGWAQVNGWRGPTVTDEQKNQRVNHDLWYIENWSPWLDLKIIFLTIFGSHHKKAF, from the coding sequence ATGAATTCAAAAAATAGGTTCATACTTATAAATTTACTAGCGTTTGAGTTTGTTCTCCTGAATGTAGTATTGACAATTTGTTTCATGTTCAATCTACCGGATTTCACTTTTAGTGATACGGCCATTCTTTTTAATATGGTTCGTTTAATGATTATTTACAATATTACTTGGTTAGTAATTATTATGTATATCCGTAATAGTGAATTTTATTTTGATCCCAATTTCGGGTATTTTAAGAGTATTGTTACTTCCCTATTCTTCTTTGTTGGTTTCGTAATTAGCGTAGTCATTTTGTTGAAAATTAGATATTTTTCTAGGTCAACCTTTATAATTCCAATCTTTATATTTTCCTATCTTAACCTTGTTAGTCATAAGTACTTGTTGAGATATTTAAAGAAAAGAGCTTCGCATCTTTTTTCCGATACCTTGCTTATAGGTTCTGGTTATGATGATAGCAATATTAAAAGCTTTACCAATGCAATGACCCAATATGGTTATAATATAATGGGCTACTTGGAGAATAAAGAGGAAAAACCTAAGAACGTTATGAATTTCAATATTTTTGGAGGTATTGATGATTTATCGGAAGCCTTGGGTAATAATCGTATAGACGATATTTTTATTGCCATGGCAGGTATGAAGCACGCTAAAATCATGGAGACTATTAAAATAGCCGATAGTTTTGGGGTACGTGTAAAGTTGATTCCTAAAAACCCACTTCTTAAATCAAAAAATTACAAAGCGGTTACCATGGGTGATCTTGCTGTTTTTAAGCTTAGAGAATCACCACTCGATCATTTTAGGTCAACTATATTGAAGCGATTGTTTGATTTTTGTTTTGCTTTTTTTGTATTACTTCTTCTTTCGCCATTGTTTCTAATTATTGCTATTCTCATCAAAATAGATTCTAAAGGACCGATTTTTTATACGCCAAGTAGAAAAGGTGAGGCAAGTAAAACATTTAAATGTTTTAAATTTAGAACTATGTCGGTATCGCAAGATCCCAAGAGTGGCATGCAATCAACAATAGTTAATGACCCTAGGATAACTCGTGTAGGTAAGTTCTTAAGAAAGGGAGATTTGGATGAATTACCGCAGTTCTATAATGTTCTGAGAGGAGAAATGAGCGTTATTGGTCCAAGGCCACATAGGATAAATTTACAAAACGATTTTAGAAAAAGTGTTAACCATTATATGGTTCGAAGCTATATTAAACCGGGTATTACCGGTTGGGCGCAAGTAAACGGATGGCGTGGTCCAACTGTTACTGATGAACAGAAAAACCAAAGAGTAAATCACGATTTGTGGTATATAGAAAATTGGAGCCCATGGTTAGATTTAAAAATAATTTTCTTAACTATTTTTGGAAGCCATCACAAGAAAGCATTTTAG
- a CDS encoding ATP-dependent 6-phosphofructokinase: protein MSSETNFNISSLGANTFPSPINLSKTTGDKIFNFVEEHDRILADVSVESFNTCIDNKTRPACLEKAGPREKLFFDSKNTTAAIVSCGGLCPGINNVIRGLVMALHYFYGVKRILGVQYGYEGLIPENGHEFIELVPDKVKDIHEFGGTILGSSRGAQSVEKMVDSLVKNKIDLLFTIGGDGTLKGANAIGDEIEKRGLNISIIGIPKTIDNDIDLIDKSFGFETSFDVASPIIRDAHNEATGAFNGISIVKLMGRDSGFIAASTAIAMPVVNFVFVPEMDFQLEGENGFLEALKERLNQKRHAVIVVAEGAGQHLFGEDSKTYTDASGNIIHQDIGLLLKHRINAYFDAENMKCTIKYIDPSYIIRSAPANANDSLFCNRLAYHAVHGAMAGKTKFVVGRLNNKFVYLPILKVVNKRKKINMEGEFWFSVLQSTGQPFTM, encoded by the coding sequence ATGAGCTCTGAAACTAATTTTAATATTTCCTCACTAGGAGCAAATACTTTTCCATCTCCCATAAACCTTAGTAAGACCACAGGAGATAAAATATTCAATTTTGTAGAGGAACATGATAGAATTTTAGCAGACGTTTCTGTAGAGAGTTTTAATACCTGTATTGATAACAAGACTAGACCTGCATGTTTGGAAAAGGCTGGACCCAGAGAAAAACTCTTTTTTGACTCTAAAAATACTACCGCTGCAATTGTTAGCTGCGGCGGACTTTGCCCTGGAATAAACAATGTTATACGGGGCCTTGTCATGGCGTTACATTATTTCTACGGCGTAAAACGGATTCTTGGTGTACAATATGGATATGAAGGTCTTATTCCTGAAAACGGACATGAGTTTATAGAACTTGTCCCGGACAAGGTAAAAGACATACATGAATTTGGAGGTACCATACTCGGTTCTTCTAGAGGAGCTCAATCTGTTGAAAAAATGGTAGATTCTCTTGTGAAAAATAAAATTGACCTATTATTCACCATTGGTGGAGACGGTACTCTTAAAGGAGCAAATGCCATTGGTGATGAGATAGAAAAAAGAGGACTTAACATTTCAATTATAGGCATTCCTAAGACGATTGACAATGATATTGATCTTATTGACAAATCGTTTGGCTTTGAAACCTCATTTGATGTTGCCAGTCCTATTATTAGAGATGCACATAATGAGGCCACGGGAGCATTCAACGGTATATCTATTGTAAAATTAATGGGTAGGGATAGCGGTTTCATCGCAGCTTCAACTGCAATTGCTATGCCTGTAGTTAATTTTGTGTTCGTTCCTGAAATGGACTTTCAGCTTGAAGGTGAAAACGGGTTTTTAGAAGCTCTCAAGGAAAGGCTTAATCAAAAACGGCATGCCGTAATCGTAGTTGCAGAAGGAGCTGGTCAGCATTTGTTTGGAGAAGATAGTAAGACCTATACAGACGCATCCGGTAATATTATCCACCAAGACATTGGTTTACTGTTGAAGCATCGTATTAACGCATATTTTGATGCCGAAAACATGAAGTGCACTATTAAGTATATTGATCCGAGTTACATTATACGTAGTGCTCCCGCCAATGCCAACGACAGTCTTTTCTGCAATAGATTAGCCTATCATGCCGTACACGGAGCCATGGCCGGAAAAACCAAATTTGTTGTGGGTAGGCTAAATAATAAATTTGTTTATCTACCCATTTTGAAGGTTGTTAATAAGCGAAAAAAAATTAATATGGAGGGTGAATTCTGGTTTAGTGTCTTACAAAGTACCGGCCAACCTTTTACCATGTAA
- the glgP gene encoding alpha-glucan family phosphorylase translates to METTLDNNVKNKLGTWNHPYKVAKEFDKRTAYFSMEFAVHQGLKTYSGGLGFLAGSHMRSAYDLKQNLIGVGILWKYGYYDQNRNKDQTLRVDFVEKNYSFLEDSGLEVEVRVNNNYQVKVRALVLKPEVFGSAPIYFLTTDVEGNDFLSRSITNNLYDSNQETRVAQSIVLGIGGAKIIEALGGADVYHLNEGHALPAFYYLQNQGSKAQMAFTTHTPERAGNVENNAYYLNNLGFFGERFSDEQVRQKMTNGDNVNHTVAALRFAKKANAVSKLHAVVAANMWKDFSGTAKIIPITNAQNLLFWQDDEVKKAWKKKDAKAFGKRKKELKNSLFEEVLQQTGKIFDPEVLTIVWARRFAEYKRADLLLRDLNRFEELLSDNKRPVQIIWAGKPYPTDGYAIDVFNRLVNYTKYRPNLAVLTGYEIELSKKLKEGSDVWLSTPRITREASGTSGMSAAFNGSVNLSTDDGWIPEFAQDEKNCFVLPAIDFNLPTQQQDYIDSNNLYDILIEKILPTFYDKPSEWNKIVFKAIDDIVPEFTSERMAKQYYKELYLQEK, encoded by the coding sequence ATGGAAACAACTCTTGATAACAACGTAAAGAATAAACTTGGTACTTGGAACCATCCTTATAAAGTAGCCAAGGAGTTCGACAAAAGAACAGCCTATTTTAGCATGGAGTTTGCCGTACACCAAGGTCTAAAAACCTATTCTGGCGGTTTAGGCTTCCTTGCAGGTTCACATATGAGATCTGCTTACGATTTAAAGCAAAATCTGATTGGTGTGGGTATTTTGTGGAAATATGGTTATTATGACCAAAATAGAAATAAAGATCAAACTCTGCGGGTAGATTTTGTTGAAAAGAACTATAGTTTTTTAGAAGATTCTGGTCTTGAGGTAGAAGTTAGGGTAAATAACAATTACCAGGTTAAAGTTCGCGCTCTTGTGCTTAAACCTGAAGTGTTTGGTTCTGCTCCTATTTATTTCTTAACTACCGATGTTGAAGGCAATGATTTTCTTTCTCGCAGCATTACCAATAATTTATACGATTCAAACCAAGAAACTCGTGTGGCTCAAAGTATAGTTCTTGGTATTGGGGGAGCGAAAATTATTGAAGCATTGGGTGGTGCTGATGTTTATCACCTTAACGAAGGTCATGCCTTGCCCGCTTTCTACTATTTGCAAAACCAAGGCAGCAAAGCCCAAATGGCTTTTACGACCCACACTCCTGAAAGAGCTGGTAATGTGGAGAACAATGCGTATTATTTAAATAATTTAGGCTTTTTTGGAGAACGCTTTTCTGATGAACAAGTACGTCAGAAAATGACAAACGGTGATAATGTTAACCATACAGTTGCGGCATTAAGGTTTGCAAAAAAAGCAAATGCCGTATCAAAATTACATGCTGTAGTTGCAGCTAACATGTGGAAGGATTTTTCAGGAACAGCCAAAATTATACCTATTACCAATGCTCAAAACTTACTTTTTTGGCAGGATGATGAGGTGAAAAAAGCATGGAAAAAGAAAGATGCTAAGGCTTTTGGTAAGAGAAAAAAGGAATTGAAGAATAGTCTTTTTGAAGAGGTTCTTCAGCAAACTGGCAAAATTTTTGATCCTGAAGTTTTAACCATAGTTTGGGCAAGACGATTTGCGGAGTATAAAAGAGCGGATTTATTATTGCGTGACCTTAACCGATTTGAAGAGCTATTAAGCGATAACAAACGCCCCGTTCAGATTATATGGGCAGGAAAGCCTTATCCTACTGATGGTTATGCCATTGATGTTTTCAATAGATTGGTGAATTACACAAAATATAGACCAAATCTAGCCGTATTGACCGGTTATGAAATTGAACTTTCTAAAAAGTTGAAAGAAGGATCAGATGTTTGGTTGAGTACGCCAAGAATCACTAGGGAAGCTTCTGGTACAAGTGGAATGAGCGCAGCATTTAATGGGTCGGTTAACCTCTCTACAGATGATGGTTGGATTCCAGAATTTGCTCAAGATGAAAAAAACTGTTTTGTGCTACCAGCAATAGATTTCAATTTACCCACGCAACAGCAAGATTATATAGATAGTAATAATTTATATGATATTTTGATAGAAAAGATTTTGCCTACTTTCTATGATAAGCCAAGCGAATGGAATAAAATTGTTTTCAAAGCTATTGATGATATTGTTCCCGAATTTACGAGTGAGCGTATGGCTAAGCAATATTACAAAGAACTATATTTACAAGAAAAATGA
- the pckA gene encoding phosphoenolpyruvate carboxykinase (ATP), whose amino-acid sequence METLSRMPKNANLEKYGLKNVKANWNLDGETLQKITVEKGMGTETENGTLCVNTGKFTGRSPKDRFIVKDDYTADKVWWGRINKPIDSANFNKLYDEVADYLSDTEVYVRDAYVGAAPEYRMNVRTITEYPWSNYFVKNMFIQLNDNEIENFEEEWVVLCAPGFVAKDPEASGIRAGNFSILDFTRKVALVAGSAYTGEMKKGIFSALNLILPIEKNVLPMHCSANYGQDGDTAIFFGLSGTGKTTLSADPNRKLIGDDEHGWTADNIVFNFEGGCYAKVIDLTEEKEPDIFRAIRPGALLENIVFKEGTKEVDYSDSSITQNTRVSYPIDHIDNIQVPSYGDNPKNIFFLTCDAFGVLPPVSKLTPGQAAYHFISGYTAKVAGTEAGINEPVPSFSACFGEPFMPLHPTKYAEMLSKKMTEAGVNVWLLNTGWSGGPYGVGSRIKLKYTRAMISSILEGELEKVDFEQHPIFGLHMPKYCHNVPTELLDPMNTWLQKGAYISKAIQLAHSFHLNFDKFINQASDEVINGGPLIDAHQIMDNDI is encoded by the coding sequence ATGGAAACATTATCACGAATGCCCAAGAACGCAAACCTTGAAAAGTACGGGCTGAAAAATGTAAAAGCTAACTGGAACCTAGACGGAGAAACTCTTCAGAAAATAACTGTTGAGAAAGGTATGGGTACAGAAACAGAAAACGGTACGTTATGTGTAAATACAGGAAAATTTACCGGTCGGTCTCCAAAAGATCGTTTTATTGTAAAAGATGACTATACCGCAGACAAAGTGTGGTGGGGTAGAATAAACAAACCTATAGATTCTGCAAATTTCAATAAGCTCTATGATGAAGTTGCTGATTATTTGTCAGACACAGAAGTATATGTGCGTGATGCTTATGTAGGCGCTGCACCAGAGTATAGAATGAATGTCCGTACGATTACGGAATACCCATGGTCAAATTATTTTGTCAAAAATATGTTCATTCAATTGAACGATAATGAAATTGAAAATTTTGAAGAAGAATGGGTAGTTCTTTGTGCCCCTGGTTTTGTGGCAAAAGACCCTGAAGCTTCGGGAATAAGAGCTGGAAATTTCTCCATTTTGGATTTCACAAGAAAAGTAGCCTTGGTTGCTGGGTCTGCTTATACCGGAGAAATGAAAAAAGGTATTTTTTCTGCGTTAAATCTTATTCTTCCAATTGAGAAAAATGTATTGCCAATGCATTGTTCTGCTAATTATGGACAGGATGGTGACACGGCTATCTTTTTTGGACTTTCAGGAACCGGAAAAACTACCTTGTCTGCAGATCCTAACCGTAAACTTATAGGAGATGATGAACATGGTTGGACAGCAGATAACATCGTATTCAATTTTGAAGGAGGGTGTTATGCTAAGGTGATTGATCTTACTGAAGAAAAAGAGCCAGATATTTTCCGTGCTATCCGTCCAGGTGCTTTGTTGGAAAACATAGTTTTTAAAGAAGGAACGAAAGAGGTTGATTATTCAGATAGTTCTATCACGCAAAATACAAGGGTTAGTTATCCTATCGACCATATTGATAACATACAAGTACCTTCCTACGGAGATAATCCAAAGAATATTTTCTTTTTAACCTGTGATGCTTTTGGGGTATTGCCACCGGTATCAAAACTTACACCTGGGCAAGCTGCATACCACTTTATATCTGGGTACACTGCTAAAGTTGCAGGTACAGAGGCTGGTATTAATGAGCCTGTTCCTTCTTTCTCCGCATGTTTTGGAGAGCCATTTATGCCATTGCACCCAACTAAGTATGCAGAAATGCTAAGTAAAAAAATGACTGAGGCCGGTGTTAATGTATGGTTGTTGAACACAGGTTGGAGTGGAGGTCCTTACGGCGTAGGATCAAGAATAAAACTGAAGTATACACGAGCCATGATTTCTTCAATTTTGGAAGGCGAGTTAGAAAAGGTAGATTTTGAACAACATCCTATTTTTGGTTTACATATGCCTAAATACTGTCATAATGTACCTACAGAACTTTTGGATCCAATGAACACTTGGCTTCAAAAAGGGGCATATATCAGTAAGGCTATACAATTAGCACATTCGTTCCATTTAAACTTTGATAAATTCATTAACCAAGCTTCGGATGAAGTTATAAACGGTGGCCCGTTAATTGACGCTCACCAGATAATGGATAATGATATCTAG